The following is a genomic window from Chryseobacterium sp. StRB126.
ACCCATTATTATTCTCTCATGAAAAAAATCCTACTATTTTGTGCTTTTTTATCAGTAAGTTTTGTTTTAGGACAAAAAATCAGATACAAAAAAGACAAAGTACTTGTTGATGATAAAGAACTTCTAAAAACAGAAAAAATAGGTTCTTTTGGAGCTGGAGGTTTCAATCTATACGAATTAGACGGAAAAAAACCTATTATTGCGCTGCTAGCTATAGATAACGGAACACATATGGATTTATCCGATGATTATGTTCAGGTTAAATTTTTAACAAAAGGAACTAAAGCTGAAATAGCAGGTGGAGATTTACAGTCTACCATCAAATTACTTATGCAAAATGATATTATTGACAGTAAAGGGATTTTTGATGAATCAAAAACGGACCTGTTCGTGCAGAATTTTGATGACAAAATATCAGAAAGAACAGTGATTCACCGATAATAAAAAATCCTGAAATACAAGATTTCAGGATTCAGACTAGTGTTTGCTAAAGTACTATCACTTTTTCTTTTTAGATTTCTTTTGTTCTTTTGTTGCTTCCGCAGGTTTAGTGGCTTCCATCGTAGTTCCTGCACTTGCAGTGGCTTCGGCTGCCGGAGTTGCTGTTGAAGCTTCCGTTGCAGTGGTATTTTGGCCGCTTGTTGTAGAAGTGGTAGAGTTCCAATCTGCTTTTGTTTCTGATGTCTGCGGCTGTGTTTGAGTGGTGGTTGTCTGGTTATTAGTGGTACTTTCCGCTGGCTTCTGGGTTTGGGTTTGTGTTTGAGCCGATACTGCGATTACTCCGACTAATGTAAACGCTGCCGTTAAAAATAACTTTTTCATAATGTAATATTTAAATGATTGTTTAAACTAAACGGAGTGTCATTTATAAAAATTATGTGTAAGTAACTTATTTAACGGACTTTATAACTATTTAAGAAGAATTTACAAAAAAAGTTGTTTACCCGAATTGGGTTAAAAAATCAAAACTGAAAGAGGTAAATTTGTTTTGATTAAAAGCGCTTTTAATCAAAACACCCATTTCTCAGCACCCTGATTTTATCTTAAAATTTACTTTGCTATATTCTTCATCATCCTCTCTACAAATTCAAAAGCAGCTGGGCAGATTACTGTATTTTTCAGCATCAAATTGTTGATCTGATAAATCTTTTTACGATCTGTATGAGGATATTCTCTGCAAGCTTTTGGTCTTACTTCATAGATGGAACAAGTATTATCACTATTCAGGAAAAAACATGGAAGATTTTGTAGTACCTTATCATTATCTTCATCCACCCTTAAAAATTTAGCTTCAAAATCAGCTGATTTCATACGCAGGTGCTTAGCGATACGTTCAATATCCTTTTCAGTATACAGCGGCCCTGTTGTTTTACAGCAATTAGCGCACTGTAAACAATCTATTTCATCAAAAACTTCATCGTGGGTTTCCTGTACAATATAATCGAGGTTTTTGGGCGGTTTTTTCTTTAATCCGTCCAGAAATTTTTTATGTTCTTTCTGCTTTTGTAAAGCTTGTTTTTTATAAAAATCTAAATTCATTTATTCTTTATTTCCTACCTGCATTGGAAGGTCAGCTTTTTGATATTCATTGATCTTATCCAGATCTAAGATGGTGGCAAGGTTCTTTTTATCAGGATAATACATCGGGACAAATTTAGCTCCGTATACAATTTCTCCTGTTACAAATGAAGACCTCTGAACTACTGTATTGGAGAATACTTCATCAAATGCGCGTACCTGAACAATAATCTCAATATCAGTACTTTTAAAATCGTCTTCAGAGAATCCGTAAAATGGTGAACTTTCATTAATTTTATGAACTACAGTCCAGTTCAGGGCCAAAG
Proteins encoded in this region:
- a CDS encoding YkgJ family cysteine cluster protein yields the protein MNLDFYKKQALQKQKEHKKFLDGLKKKPPKNLDYIVQETHDEVFDEIDCLQCANCCKTTGPLYTEKDIERIAKHLRMKSADFEAKFLRVDEDNDKVLQNLPCFFLNSDNTCSIYEVRPKACREYPHTDRKKIYQINNLMLKNTVICPAAFEFVERMMKNIAK